Proteins co-encoded in one Chrysemys picta bellii isolate R12L10 chromosome 13, ASM1138683v2, whole genome shotgun sequence genomic window:
- the LOC101937161 gene encoding putative olfactory receptor 10D4, whose translation MGLVNHTLVTHFILLEIPNTDGLQTILFVTFLAFYLCTLLGNLLIFSAILADARLHTPMYFFLCNLSIVDLGFSSISTPKLLANIWVKSRTISLGGCMSQVFFWHFLGSTECLLYTVMAYDRYVAICHPLRYLLIMNRRVCALLAAGTWITSSFHATILTSLTFTLPYCGSNVVDYFFCDIFPVVKLACADTYIIETVTFTNTGMVSMTCFLLILASYICIVYSVLKMNSAEGRRKAVSTCASHLAVVMLFFGPCALIYTQPQLSNVLVTPVQIFSNVVTPMLNPAIYTLRNKEVKAALRKLRGGQMPPR comes from the coding sequence ATGGGGCTGGTCAACCACACTCTGGTGACTCATTTCATCCTCTTAGAAATCCCCAACACCGACGGCCTCCAGACCATCCTCTTCGTCACCTTCTTAGCCTTCTACCTCTGCACCCTGTTGGGCAACCTGCTCATCTTCTCAGCCATTCTCGCTGACGCCCGCctgcacacccccatgtacttcttcctctgcAACCTCTCTATTGTGGACCTTGGATTCTCTTCCATCAGCACCCCTAAGTTGCTGGCCAACATCTGGGTGAAGAGTAGAACCATCTCGCTGGGCGGGTGCATGTCCCAGGTCTTCTTCTGGCACTTCCTGGGCAGCACCGAGTGCCTGCTCTACACCGTCATGGCCTACGACCGGTACGTGGCCATCTGCCACCCACTGCGCTACCTGCTCATCATGAACCGGAGGGTGTGCGCCCTCCTGGCTGCCGGCACCTGGATCACCAGctccttccacgccaccatcctcaCCAGCCTGACCTTCACGCTGCCCTACTGCGGGTCCAACGTGGTGGactatttcttctgtgacatcttcCCGGTGGTCAAGCTGGCCTGTGCGGACACGTACATCATTGAGACTGTGACCTTCACCAACACTGGTATGGTGTCCATGACCTGCTTCCTCCTCATCCTCGCCTCCTACATCTGCATAGTCTACTCTGTCCTGAAGATGAACTCAGCCGAAGGGCGGCGCAAAGCAGTCTCCACTTGTGCCTCACATCTGGCGGTGGTGATGCTGTTCTTTGGGCCCTGCGCCCTGATCTACACTCAGCCCCAGCTGAGCAATGTGCTGGTGACCCCTGTGCAGATCTTCAGCAACGTGGTCACGCCCATGCTGAACCCGGCCATCTACacgctgaggaacaaggaggtgaaagcGGCTctgagaaaactgagagggggtCAAATGCCTCCACGTTGA
- the LOC101937423 gene encoding olfactory receptor 10D3-like — translation MGRVNHTMVTHFILLGIPNTDGLQTILFITFLAFYLCTLLGNLLIFSAILADPRLHTPMYFFLCNLSVLDIGISSISIPKLLANLWAQSRYISLGGCMSQVFFWHFLGSTECLLYTVMAYDRYVAICHPLRYLLVMNRRVCALLAAGTWITSCFHATILTSLTFTLPYCGSNVVDYFFCDIFPVVKLACADTYVIETVSFTNIGVVPMTCFLLILASYVRIIYSVLKMNSAEGRRKAASTCTSHLVVVTLFFGPCALVYTQPQLSKVLVTPVHIFGNVVTPMLNPAIYTLRNKEVKAALRKLRGGPTPAR, via the coding sequence ATGGGGCGGGTCAACCACACTATGGTGACTCATTTCATCCTCTTAGGGATCCCCAACACCGACGGCCTCCAGACCATCCTCTTCATCACCTTCTTAGCCTTCTACCTCTGCACCCTGTTGGGCAACCTGCTCATCTTCTCAGCCATCCTCGCTGACCCCCGCctgcacacccccatgtacttcttcctctgcAACCTCTCTGTGCTGGACATTGGAATCTCTTCCATCAGCATCCCTAAATTGCTGGCCAACCTCTGGGCTCAGAGCAGGTACATCTCGCTGGGCGGGTGCATGTCCCAGGTCTTCTTCTGGCACTTCCTGGGCAGTACCGAGTGCCTGCTCTACACCGTCATGGCCTACGACCGGTACGTGGCCATCTGCCACCCGCTGCGCTACCTGCTCGTCATGAACCGGAGGGTGTGCGCCCTCCTGGCCGCTGGCACCTGGATCACCAGCtgcttccacgccaccatcctcaCCAGCCTGACCTTCACGCTGCCCTACTGCGGGTCCAACGTGGTGGactatttcttctgtgacatcttcCCTGTGGTCAAGCTGGCCTGTGCGGACACGTACGTCATCGAGACTGTGAGCTTCACCAATATTGGGGTGGTGCCCATGACCTGCTTCCTCCTCATCCTCGCCTCCTATGTCAGGATCATCTACTCCGTCCTGAAGATGAACTCAGCCGAAGGGCGGCGCAAAGCAGCCTCCACTTGCACCTCGCATCTAGTGGTGGTGACGCTGTTCTTCGGGCCCTgtgccctggtctacacacagccccagctaagCAAAGTGCTGGTGACCCCTGTGCACATATTCGGCAACGTGGTCACGCCCATGCTGAACCCGGCCATCTACactctgaggaacaaggaggtgaaagcGGCTctgagaaaactgagagggggtCCAACGCCTGCACGTTGA